Below is a genomic region from Silurus meridionalis isolate SWU-2019-XX chromosome 1, ASM1480568v1, whole genome shotgun sequence.
TCTACCATAggcagtgttgggggtaacgcgttacaagtaacgtgcgttacgtaataatattacttttctggagtaacgagtaaagtagcgcgttactttataaatttacacattaatatctgagttacttttttaaaaagtaatgcgagttacttttcagttaaatttttttgcataaaaaaataaatactgaattaaaatgaacgtagtcacgtagaatcgcgcactcatacgtgcgagctgcgggaacagaagctggtcagaagcggagatggcaaaccagagaattacattactgtgatggaagtgttcttattattttgaaatagtcgaagaaaaggagaaaggattaatggttaagtgtagattatgtgttggtgaaaagctcttgtcaactgcaaaaaaaaaaaaaaaaaaaaaaaaacatctgcatgcaaagcacagcactacagatgtgtgtgtgtgtgtgtgtgtgtgtgtgtgtgtgtgtgtgtgtgtgtgtgtgtacattgttgaatatatgcaacattatgcaatgttgcatatatggaaatggagacagaaatatagaaaacttttgccgactttccaccactgcagctctattgactgctcagaataaaagttttccgtgggagacacatgtacgatgccatcacagCGGAGATAGAGAgtaaattcacagctcatttgctctttgtgggaagataaactgccacggtcactgataatagcgcaaactttgtaaaagcgttcagaatgtttcaagctgatgatgaagcagagaatgatgtagacgaggacgaggtcatatttacggaagttttatgagatgacagcgaaaggtatgttctccctccacatcaccggtgtgccgCCTACacgtcttttgccctaatataacttatttcttaatggcaattatctatattacacctgttacacctgtaaggcgtgaaagagatacaagtaacgcaaaagtaacacaaaagtaatataacaggttactttccataaaaagtaacaaaataacataattagttacttttttggggagtaactcaatattgtaatgcattacttttaaaagtaacgttgcccaacactgacCATAGGGCATCACACAAACTCTAAGGCATAACCTGCaacactgcctggtttgggaattgcggCTCACAAGACCCTACAATGGATAGttaggacagctgagaagatcactGGAGTCTTTCtcccctcctaccatcaggaaagaaatactaaagcattcgggcctcacatccagactgtgtaacagtcttttttcctcaagccatcaggctcctcaacacataGACCTGAACTGAAActaacacacaaatgcacacacactcaactgtgtgtgaCTGAACTGTTACAAATCTGAATTCAAACCCGCACTTAATAATCTTTATAAttcatacacatccatgtctaCAGCAACACCCACattatattataacattataactaaccttgtctcctttcactgtgtactgtgtcagccaGAGATGGCAAGTAATGACTTTCAtgctttcactcattaaattttttacataaatatccttactttctacttcttacattttgaaaacaggctcgttactttagttttaatatatttgatgacatgataaaattaaaatgaaaaaatttcTTTCAACCTATTTCTggtcattgtgtggctttttcaatctactaccagtgtataatttcctggcaaTCAGGCACCACACATGCAGGCTAGTTTACAAGGCTAACAAttagcaaggcagaaggcaacaaagaagtatggggttaacgtggatgagacagcaagagtcagcaatgtaaacatgaccaaaaacagagacattcctgatcacctgaacATCaccttttctctgtttgtgttctaGTGAttgttcagtctggatacatttattggataacaacatttgaaatttttttgtattaatatgatgtgaggtccagttaccagcatgacacaaacAGGTAGTATTAATAgctactttttaattatatgtcagagcccaaacgtcTTTACTATAACTTgaatgaaaaagtgtagtcaccatttcaacttttaccagtcttttaaaacatgagtatctgtacttctacttgagtaaaggatGTATGTACTTTTGCAATCTCtggcatcagctatatatggttgaaatgacaataaaaaaaaacaccttattTAAATTTTGTATACCCAAACATATATGTTTTGGCCTTGTGAGGCACTAggggacaaaaaaataaataaataaaaaattaaaaaaatacagcaaagaACATTCAAAAATCTGGTAGGATCAAACAGGAATATACCCACAGCCCTGTAATTGTGAAAAGGCAAATCAGGCTGTATTAGTTAATAGAGTGCAGTACCAGTacctcaaaaaaataaatgcataaaggAATTCTGAGCTGAACCTAAGCTGAAAGCTAAGTTACAAATTGGCTTTAAAAGTCTTTGGCTCAcctgtacaaaaatatattttttttaaatatgaggTTAATCTGACCTATAAACCCTGATGAGGGAGGATTGGGATGGACGTTCTCTTCTGTGTTGCTCTGAAGAAAGTCCCACAGGTTCCAAAGGAAGTCTGGGTGCATGATGTAGAAAGCCTGTGATGGAGATCTCCTCCTTTGTTTAATATATGGTGTGAAAAGGTTATGATCGGGTTTCTTGTACCACTGGAAAAGACCCAAAAGACATGTAATGAAAGATCTGGAATGTTATGCAAATAATTCGATTTAACCATGGTGtgtggagatatatatatatatatatatatatatatatatatatatatatatatatatatatatatatatatatatatatatacacacattatatatacaaatataccatTCGGATcctatgtataaatgtgtcagtTATTATGGACAGTCtatagttatgaatattttaactGATCATAACTGAGTATAGCCTGtgggaaaaaactgttttgtgcctggctgttctggtAGACAATGCTCTGTAGTGCCGACCAGAAGGCAACAGTTTGAAGAGAGAGTGGGCTCGGTGTTTGGGGTCCGAAGACATTTTCTTAgccctttttctcactctggagGGGTAAAGATCTTGGAAGTTGGGCAGCAGGGCAACAGtaatcctctcagcagtcctgacGGTTGTAGCctcttgatgtctgatttggtGGCTGAACCAATCCAGACAGTTatagatgtacacaggacagactcagTGATAGCCAAGTAGAactgttatatataataatactcaCGTTTTCAAGGTTGCCAGAATATGGCGCAGGGTCCCAAGCCAGAAGTGTAATATTCTTATAAATATTACTGTAAGCAAACCTATGCCGTGGATCTGCCATAATCTGTTCACAGACAGAtagaatgtatttatattactaTAGAAAGCCATATAATTTTAGTATACAGAGACATCTGGATTTGGACATGGGTCTACCTGTGAGTTGATGATGCGGATGGTGGTCTTGCTGCCCACATCATTCTCATAGCCCTCAGTTGGAGCAGCATTAAACCGAAGCACTGCATCGTGAGAATCTATTGACAACAATAATACTCATTCATTTACCTATTGTAACCAAGTTAGCATGGTCAGGGTTGTAAAGTCTATAAATACTGGGTGTGACGTGAGAAGGCCCTCTGGATAAACTGCCTTCCACGACTTTCAAAAACGGCaaaatacaaaagttttttCACACTTAACAACAGCTCATTAGAAAATTCAGAAAAATCTGACACATGCACTCTTGTACAAGTGTGCCTGTTAAGGGTAAAagctaaaagctaaaaaaaaaaaaacatatataacaatataGTCATCTTGTAGAAAAAGGTCAAATGAACaacgttttttttctgtaaaattaaACACAATTGACAACAATTTACTCTTCTCAACGTGGTGAATCTCaacaatattaaatgaaaaacattgattcttatttctcttaaaaaaaaaagtctgaacaTTTTGCCATTAAACTTATATAcatagatatatttattatttcttgttAAGATCACTAAACGCTtaatattttgctatttttggCTCAGATTcttctactgtatattatttagGAATAACTTGATATGTCCTTCTATGACATCTAGATGGCAGCAAAGACTGCATCAACTAACTTCAGAGGCGATACATGATAAGAATAGCATGTGGATAAACAGAGTTCTttgaaatgtatattaaaagtaAACAGTAGCAAATCCATGTCGCTGGTatgtctataataataataataataataataataataataataataaactgacaATTCAATGTAACAAATTTTGCACAAAATAGACTGTCACATGTAGATGtagacaatatttattttatgattatgtGTAAATAGATTGTGCAAAGTGGGAAATGTTTCTGAATGGGAGAAGTAAAATagcaaaaagaaataataaattaaaaaacgtTCAGTAATGCACATACTTTTACTGTCTATCAGTAACTTCCGGCAGTAATGGTCATGCTGaaacacatttaacaatgaATCCTTACGTAACAACAATTTGTACAACTCATTAAATTAGCATTGCATGAAACAAACTAAGAAAGAACATAAATGCAGAATATAACAAATATTCATTCAGGGAGGTAAGAGGGAACAGATGAGTAAAAAATATAGATAACGTTGAGaagaaaacaataatattaatataattttataaagtaaaatcatttaataaacattaatttttaaacatgtatGAAAGCTTGATTccaatacaattacaattatattgACTAAGTGAGCAATTGCTAAGCAACAAGAAcattgagaatggatttggactttaattaatataaacataccTTCATacgtaatatatatatatatatatatatatatatatatatatatatatatatatatatatatatatatatatatatatatatatatatatatatatacacacacacacacatacatacatacacacacacacattttggtaGTTTACAAAACAGTTGTCATTAGtgacgtgtatatatatatatatatatatatatatatatatatatatatatatatatatatatatatatatatatagtcactAATGACAACTGTTTTGTATACTACCAAAATGTTTCAGAAACAAAGCAATGATTGAAGTGTTGacttttagatttagtttaaggcaggggtgtccaatcttttccacaaatgaccgctgtgggtgcaggttttcattccaaccaagcaaaAGCCATACCTAGTAGTCATTGTAAGATTGGTGTGGCCTTTATTTGGTTTGAATAAAAACCAGCACCCACAGTGGGAAATcaaaaagattggacacccctggttTATGGgctttaacaattaaaaaagaaaaagtattagCTCGATCACAACACTAAAAAATACTGATCAGCAGTTTAATAGCCAGGTATGGACTGTTTcctcatttcattaaaaaattttgGAGTAGATCTAGAGTTTATTCCAAGTGTTTGTATTTGGTGGTTGTTTACAGAAGTGTTCACGATGTattccaaaaagaaaagaaaacagacttTTTAGAGATGTAGCAGAGAATGGAGGTCAAATTAACAATTTGGTACATTATTGAATGCACCGACAACCTCAACAGGCCTGGAAGACTAAAGTGGATTGTGGAAGATTGCTTTTctggtgaagaaaaaacaaaacactccacaacatctaatcaggtttaaaaaaaaaaaacttgtgagTGGGGGTTGGGATTTCACGTGTACAATTGAGACACACCTCCATGAACGTAAATACAGAAGGTTTAACAGCATGCAAGCCACTGGTAATACTTATTAGACTGCTAGAAAACATCTAAAATTTGCCACATTCTGGAATAAGATTCTTTAGACAATGAATTCCAAGATTAAAGGAAGAAGAGAGTATGAAAAAGGTATATGAAGTAAATGATTGGCAAACTCAGCATGCCCATGGGTTCCAGACTCCAGTCAGTCACTGCCTCcaagcaataaaaataattattatatttaaagctATTAAAAAGTTAATGAAAGCTGAAGGTCTACACAATCAAGCAATTAATCTTGATTTTGCCAATGCAATgtccaaatatttattcattttaatagatttgtATTAGTTATTCATacctgggggaaaaaaaaaacattttggtctctagtgttttttattttatttacattaaacaaacaaatctcaACCAATAACCAACTCACCAATCTCCCTACCCAGGGACGAGTTGAGAATGGCACCTGCTGAGGAAACCACAGCACATGTCCTGTAGGTGGCGCTAATGGCCTGCTCCAGAGGTTGATGAGGCACCAGCTTCTTCCATCCCAGGCTGGCAAACGGTTCCTCAAACCCGGTCAGGGTCCTGAGTGGTTCCTGCTGCTTCAGCTGGCACAGGAgttgttttctgtctctttgcTTCTTCCATTGTCCTGTGTATGTCACCTTGTAAAGGTTGATAGCAGTATAGTTCTTCTTGACATTCAGAAGATATGAACTCAGCATGTAAGAGGATGCCCTTCCCATCCATAGTTCTCTAACCACTTTATCTGCCCAGTTCTCATCTGAACCCCCTTCAGGAAGTATGTCTGGTCTGCCATGATGGCGATTTTTTTCAATAGGCCTTAAATTGCCCTGTATGGAAGTTGAAAGTACAAAAGGGCGGAAGATGTCCAAGTTGGAGTTTGTGCTATGACAGAACAAAATAATCGATAGTAGCAGCCAAGCAACAATAACCACAAAAAACAGCTTCTggtatttcttcttcttcatcctgTGCTGCCAATCAGGGCTCGCCTCAGACATCAATCCTTAGATTGGGAAAAGAGAGAACATAATGCTTATAGCTGTAGAATAcgatttaaaataatgaaacaaaataagacgtttttttaatgtagttttGGATCAATGACATCCAAACTGTTTATGGCAATGCAGCCAATCTCGTTGCAGATGTGGCTTTAAAGCTGTACTGTAAAGCCCAGCTTTCATCTCTAAAATATCCTTAACTCTGTGCCTGCaaacaaaattttatatatatatatatatatatatatatatatatatatatatatatatatatatatatatatatatatatatatatatacacacacacacacacacacacacacacacacacacacacacacacacacacacacacacacacacagtgaggaaaataagtatttgaaccccctgctattttgcaagttctcccacttagaaatcatggaggggtctgaaattgtcatcataggttcatgtccactgtgagagacataatctaaaaaaaggaaatccagaaatcacaatatatgatttttaaactatttatttgtatgatacagctgcaaataagtatttgaacacctgtctatcagctagaattctgaccctcaaagacctgttagtctgcctttaaaatgtccacctccactacatttattatcctaaattagatgcacctgtttgaggtcgttagctgcataaagacacctgtccacgcCATACAATCAGtcagaatccaactactaacatggccaagaccaaagagctgtccaaagacactagagacaaaattgtacacctccacaaggctggaaagggctacgggaaattgccaagcagcttggtgaaaaaggtccactgttggagcaatcattagaaaatggaagaagctaaacatgactgtcaatctccctcggactggggctccatgcaagatctcacctcgtggggtctcaatgatcctaagaaaggtgagaaatcagcccagaactacaggaggagctggtcaatgacctgaaaagagctgagaCCACc
It encodes:
- the st6gal2b gene encoding beta-galactoside alpha-2,6-sialyltransferase 2b isoform X1, which encodes MGLMSEASPDWQHRMKKKKYQKLFFVVIVAWLLLSIILFCHSTNSNLDIFRPFVLSTSIQGNLRPIEKNRHHGRPDILPEGGSDENWADKVVRELWMGRASSYMLSSYLLNVKKNYTAINLYKVTYTGQWKKQRDRKQLLCQLKQQEPLRTLTGFEEPFASLGWKKLVPHQPLEQAISATYRTCAVVSSAGAILNSSLGREIDSHDAVLRFNAAPTEGYENDVGSKTTIRIINSQIMADPRHRFAYSNIYKNITLLAWDPAPYSGNLENWYKKPDHNLFTPYIKQRRRSPSQAFYIMHPDFLWNLWDFLQSNTEENVHPNPPSSGFIGIILMMSLCEKLDIYEFIPSKRHTTLCHYYDHYHDVACTLGAYHPLFYEKLLIRRMTTVSLDEVVTKGKVTLPGFSQIDCSGHEV
- the st6gal2b gene encoding beta-galactoside alpha-2,6-sialyltransferase 2b isoform X2, whose translation is MSEASPDWQHRMKKKKYQKLFFVVIVAWLLLSIILFCHSTNSNLDIFRPFVLSTSIQGNLRPIEKNRHHGRPDILPEGGSDENWADKVVRELWMGRASSYMLSSYLLNVKKNYTAINLYKVTYTGQWKKQRDRKQLLCQLKQQEPLRTLTGFEEPFASLGWKKLVPHQPLEQAISATYRTCAVVSSAGAILNSSLGREIDSHDAVLRFNAAPTEGYENDVGSKTTIRIINSQIMADPRHRFAYSNIYKNITLLAWDPAPYSGNLENWYKKPDHNLFTPYIKQRRRSPSQAFYIMHPDFLWNLWDFLQSNTEENVHPNPPSSGFIGIILMMSLCEKLDIYEFIPSKRHTTLCHYYDHYHDVACTLGAYHPLFYEKLLIRRMTTVSLDEVVTKGKVTLPGFSQIDCSGHEV